In Clarias gariepinus isolate MV-2021 ecotype Netherlands chromosome 1, CGAR_prim_01v2, whole genome shotgun sequence, one DNA window encodes the following:
- the plcb3 gene encoding 1-phosphatidylinositol 4,5-bisphosphate phosphodiesterase beta-3 — translation MAGAKPGVHTLQLKPVCVPELLKAGSKFIKWDEEPNNGAMTQVTMKVDPEGFFLFWISPNGETDIVDISHIRDTRYGKFAKIPKDSKICDRLGLVKGEIRENLMPVTIVYGNDLVNITFLNFLAIEEGTAKVWTEELLKLATNLLSLNASRSTFLRKAWTKLTLHVNQDGRIPLKHIIKMFSDKKRVETALEQCDLIVNKAEGIKLKDFTWEKFQSFLNKLCLRSEIDRIFVELGSKGKPFLSLDQMTDFLNRKQRDPRLNEVLYPPLKREQVRQLMEKYDTNTRQLERDQISLMSFSKYLESDENAVVPSERFDVMDDMTQPLSHYFINSSHNTYLTMGQLTGLSSVEMYRQVLLTGCRCIELDCWKGRPPEEDPIITHGFTMTTEIPFKEVIEAIAESAFKASPYPLILSFENHVDSAIQQEKMAECCRNIFGDALLIDPLEKYPLIPGQPLPSPQDLMGKILIKNKKRHYYHIRDRFTANGGSISRKEGADEQASSLNDASLPEGETSQIMSNGGEKLAEKMSKDTRKSIDRGDGDSEEEEEEEPVTDPKKHHSDEGTAYSEATATEEMSTLVNYIEPVKFKSFRWASERRKYYEMSSFVETRGMDALKSFPIDFVEYNKNQLSRIYPKGTRVDSSNYMPQLFWNVGCQMVALNFQTLDLPMQLNMGVFEYNGRSGYLLKPEFMIRTDKHFDPFTEEIVDGIVANTVKIKIVSGQFLTDKKVGVYVEADMFGLPTDTKRKYRTKTSNNSMDPVWEEEPFVFLKVVLPTLASLRVAVFEENGKFIGHRILPVVALRPGYHYINLKNELNQPLLFASLFVYTEVQDYIPNEHQEYAEALTNPIKHVLDQRERQLAVLMEDNDDISKQVLVKSEQGEKPDFSLVSNEFPFALPSPTLPPLVADVLTAPAPKEDLVITVLTAISPQSIDELRQEKSYVKLYKKQCKELKELHKKHLKKLWSLGKEQKTRSNQLNSDIQRRKSQVEKKLRLSIKKNEPAEPVRTELSNLEMELEKRTVQLREWQMQELLELRKKQHKLEREKKFVHFEESFKKLKVVAEECQTTQIKKLKDICDREKREMQMILERKRLNSIFEARKGDREKAEAEMNEINRKHIQESVNSLRKLDEAQVKRQELLKTQQKEILLKIDEDQPLQRLHLERECDAELERLPEEIRRYLQGELEGKGLRNDALYSHLPNSDSSGSGPPSNCSTPPFNSPNHSTASLGDSSSSSTITTESESTVI, via the exons GAGACGGATATTGTGGACATCAGCCATATCAGAGACACCAGATATGGGAAGTTTGCCAAGATACCaaag gactCAAAAATATGTGATCGTCTGGGCTTGGTCAAAGGAGAGATCCGCGAGAACCTTATGCCAGTAACAATTGTCTATGGCAACGACCTGGTCAACATCACCTTTCTCAACTTCCTGGCTATTGAGGAGGGGACTGCCAAG GTGTGGACAGAAGAGCTGTTAAAACTTGCCACAAACTTACTGTCCCTAAATGCCTCACGTAGCACCTTCTTACGCAAGGC ATGGACCAAGCTAACACTTCATGTCAACCAAGATGGGAGAATCCCACTAAAGCA TATTATAAAGATGTTCTCTGACAAGAAGCGAGTGGAGACAGCGCTGGAGCAGTGCGACCTCATAGTTAACAAG GCAGAAGGGATCAAGCTGAAGGACTTCACCTGGGAAAAGTTCCAGAGCTTCTTAAACAAACTCTGCCTGAGGTCTGAGATCGACCGCATCTTTGTGGAACT TGGCTCTAAAGGGAAGCCCTTTCTATCCCTGGATCAGATGACGGACTTCCTTAACCGTAAGCAAAGAGACCCACGGCTGAATGAGGTGCTCTACCCACCCCTTAAGCGAGAGCAGGTACGACAGCTCATGGAAAAATATGACACTAACACCCGGCAGCTGGAAAGAg accaAATCTCGCTGATGAGTTTCAGTAAATATCTGGAATCAGATGAAAATGCAGTGGTTCCCTCCGAGAGGTTCGACGTCATGGACGATATGACCCAGCCGCTGTCTCATTATTTTATCAACTCTTCACACAACACCTACCTCACAA tgggtCAGTTAACAGGTTTATCCTCGGTGGAAATGTACAGACAGGTTTTGCTCACCGGATGTCGCTGTATCGAGCTGGACTGCTGGAAAGGTCGTCCACCCGAAGAAGACCCCATTATCACTCACGGCTTCACCATGACAACCGAAATCCCCTTTAAG gaaGTGATTGAAGCCATTGCTGAGAGTGCCTTTAAAGCCTCTCCTTACCCCCTCATCCTCTCCTTCGAAAATCATGTTGACTC CGCAATTCAGCAAGAAAAGATGGCAGAATGCTGCCGCAACATATTCGGTGATGCGTTGCTCATCGATCCTTTAGAGAAGTACCCG CTGATCCCAGGTCAGCCATTGCCCAGTCCTCAGGATCTGATGGGGAAAATCCtgataaaaaacaagaaaagacatTACTATCATATCAGGGATCGTTTCACGGCTAATGGAGGCAGCATCAGCCGCAAGGAGGGAGCAGACGAGCAGGCCTCATCTCTCAACG ATGCTTCATTGCCTGAAGGCGAGACGAGTCAGATTATGTCCAATGGGGGTGAGAAGCTTGCGGAGAAGATGAGCAAAGACACACGCAAGTCTATTG atcgGGGAGATGGAGATagtgaggaagaggaagaggaagagccAGTGACAGATCCCAAAAAGCACCATTCTGATGAG GGAACAGCATACAGTGAAGCCACTGCTACAGAAGAGATGTCCACGCTGGTAAACTACATCGAACCAGTCAAATTCAAATCCTTCAGATGGGCAtccg AAAGGAGAAAGTATTACGAAATGTCGTCCTTTGTTGAGACCAGAGGCATGGACGCCCTGAAAAGTTTCCCCATTGATTTTGTGGA ATACAATAAGAATCAGTTGAGTCGGATCTATCCCAAAGGCACACGTGTGGACTCTAGTAATTACATGCCTCAGCTCTTCTGGAATGTAGGCTGCCAGATGGTGGCGCTAAACTTCCAAACTCTTG ATTTGCCCATGCAGCTAAACATGGGTGTGTTTGAGTATAACGGGCGTAGCGGGTACCTGCTCAAGCCTGAGTTCATGATTCGTACAGATAAACACTTTGACCCTTTCACTGAGGAAATAGTGGATGGCATTGTGGCTAACACGGTCAAGATCAAG ATTGTGTCTGGTCAGTTTCTGACTGATAAAAAGGTTGGTGTTTATGTTGAGGCGGACATGTTCGGGCTGCCCACTGACACCAAGAGGAAGTATCGCACCAAAACCTCTAACAACTCAATGGACCCAGTCTGGGAGGAAGAGCCTTTCGTCTTTCTTAAG GTGGTGTTACCCACACTAGCATCACTTAGAGTAGCTGTCTTTGAAGAGAATGGGAAGTTCATAGGCCATCGGATCTTACCAGTGGTGGCTTTACGCCCAG GATACCATTACATTAATCTGAAGAATGAGCTCAATCAGCCACTGCTTTTTGCCTCGCTCTTTGTATACACTGAAGTTCAAGACTACATTCCCAATGAGCACCAAG aGTATGCAGAGGCTCTGACCAATccaatcaaacatgtgctggATCAGAGAGAGAGGCAGCTAGCTGTGCTCATGGAGGATAACGACGACATCAGTAAG CAAGTACTTGTAAAGTCAGAACAAGGAGAGAAACCAGATTTCAGTCTTGTATCTAATGAGTTCCCATTCGCTTTGCCATCCCCAACCCTCCCACCTTTGGTGGCGGATGTACTGACTGCTccag CCCCAAAAGAGGACCTGGTCATCACTGTATTAACAG CGATCAGTCCCCAGTCCATTGATGAGCTGAGGCAGGAGAAGTCCTATGTCAAGTTGTACAAGAAACAGTGCAAAGAACTGAAGGAGCTTCACAAGAAACACCTCAAAAAG ctGTGGTCCCTCGGCAAGGAGCAGAAGACGAGGAGTAACCAGCTGAACTCGGACATCCAGAGGCGCAAGAGTCAAGTGGAGAAAAAGCTGCGACTCAGCATAAAGAAAAA tGAGCCCGCTGAGCCTGTGAGGACTGAGCTGAGTAATCTGGAGATGGAGCTGGAGAAGAGGACAGTGCAGCTAAGAGAGTGGCAGATGCAGGAGCTACTCGAACTGCGAAAGAAACAACACAAgctggaaagagaaaagaagtTCGTTCACTTTGAAGag TCATTTAAGAAACTAAAAGTAGTTGCTGAGGaatgccagacaacacagaTCAAGAAACTCAAGGACATATGTGACCG AGAGAAGAGGGAAATGCAGATGATTTTAGAAAGAAAACGGCTGAACAGCATCTTTGAGGCCAgaaagggagacagagagaaagccGAGGC ggaaatgaatgaaataaatagaaaacatATTCAGGAGTCGGTGAACTCACTGCGCAAG ttGGATGAAGCTCAGGTGAAACGCCAGGAGTTGCTGAAGACCCAGCAGAAAGAAATCCTACTGAAAATAGACGAGGATCAACCGCTG CAACGGCTACATTTGGAGCGCGAATGCGACGCAGAGCTCGAGCGGTTACCCGAGGAGATCCGCCGCTACCTGCAGGGCGAGCTAGAGGGCAAAGGTCTGCGCAACGATGCCCTGTACAGCCACCTGCCCAACAGCGACAGCTCTGGCTCAGGTCCACCCTCCAACTGCAGCACGCCCCCTTTCAACTCGCCTAATCACAGCACAGCCTCGCTCGGCGACTCCTCATCCTCAAGCACCATCACGACCGAATCGGAGTCCACGGTCATCTGA